One Pleuronectes platessa chromosome 9, fPlePla1.1, whole genome shotgun sequence genomic region harbors:
- the stil gene encoding SCL-interrupting locus protein homolog has protein sequence MSYPLNLQALPAAVFEDVFTPENVRGRNSTNPRMLLSFPKSRSALWDGPSGDMLRLQLYSHRKPRVVLMEKALRLAQRHVRHSNKPRLHCFFLGSVCVDPDEDGVTVTLNRFDPGRDQVGSAARLPTALLPGDVLVPCLFSTQTETSPVTVIQSEAEIHHSIKALQQFVSSRQTLDLSQLIKVRGRVVCSQQSDAMAFSLSWQAICPSVSMDVQPVRAIPIIPTALLRSLTGVGRTLQHATNCHRGFLTMDQTRKLLLLLESDPKAANLPLVGLWLSGVTHIYNPQVMSWCLRFLFSTALQDRVLSESGCFLLVLFAATHRAPQFFQCRRPGPGPGPGPEPGPGPGPGPGLQLHCEFLSASQSVTLYQGALVDGQSLQCELSSDDHRQTETFRAAQSSFNSNPPSAAGVSVTDQDSGVEDEDLSPRPSPSPHAPAQQVIQPSVPELSLLIDSSFTWQDPGSAHRCLPLSSADRKSAPPTGSISPSSSPAPRPPPPHLHSTPNSDLQPTSTCYSPYTCSSTPILSSAAPPPPTFRNHPMTPPAPPSSTRGLLPPPSHDPSSPPSLLLPPAPPQCTDQVGGVVQSDTYQVLLHQDRQLRLLQAQVQMLLEAQMRHVHPQETRSTSSVAVGTGASLFWENPVQSLPHQERQATPPSSPGPSSSCRHSSSHDLSVTETVGSSEACDITNQMSPCSPTGHHSGLQSPAGVTVSRGEQQSFYKNLMTQLTSRLQESDHGQEVESRRRSESAVSSPSRRRQQSSDPVVSATLRQLQQLGVDVDKDDLTESDRNRERDVESVSTLASINPAAVMCRLGVSDLSVSSLCPGGSVDLSLEANAIALRYLSDSQLSRLSLGGHAPHQGHAPRRVPASSSDYLLSPSNMSLGTRRYMRKYGLIEEEEEGEEEEEQEEVRVQEASTRQPLTEAPNVKPLPQSQLIRDLLPKMQLLARRATPLSGDKENCSSKRPSLLRTSKHPTEGSVGNILDLSRLRQLPKLF, from the exons ATGAGCTACCCGCTGAACCTCCAGGCTCTGCCGGCCGCGGTGTTCGAAGACGTGTTCACCCCGGAAAACGTGAGAGGAAG AAACTCCACGAACCCTCGGATGCTGCTGAGTTTCCCAAAGTCCCGATCGGCTCTGTGGGACGGCCCCTCAGGAGACATGCTCCGCCTCCAGCTCTACTCACACAG gaaGCCTCGTGTGGTGCTGATGGAGAAAGCTCTGCGACTGGCCCAGCGTCACGTCCGTCACAGTAACAAGCCCCGCCTCCACTGTTTCTTCCtgggatcagtgtgtgtggacccag ATGAGGACGGGGTCACTGTGACTCTAAACCGCTTCGATCCGGGTCGGGACCAGGTCGGGTCCGCGGCCAGGCTCCCtactgctctgcttcctggagACGTCCTTGttccttgtttgttttccactcAGACGGAGACGTCACCTGTCACCGTTATCCAATCAGAGGCCGAGATCCATCACAGCATCAAG gcgctgcagcagtttgtgagcagcagacagacTCTGGATCTTTCTCAGCTgataaaggtcagaggtcgtgtGGTCTGCTCTCAGCAGTCTGACGCCATGGCGTTTAGTCTCAGCTGGCAGGCCATCTGTCCGTCGGTCAGCATGGACGTCCAGCCGGTCCGAGCCATTCCCATCATCCCCACTGCTCTGCTGAGGAGTCTGACCGGCGTGGGCCGAACGCTTCAGCACGCCACCAACTGCCATAGAGG GTTTCTGACCATGGATCAAACtcggaagctgctgctgctactggagTCTGATCCCAAAGCTGCCAACCTGCCGCTGGTGGGACT CTGGCTGAGTGGAGTCACACACATCTACAACCCTCAAGTGATGTCCTGGTGTCTGAGGTTCCTGTTCAGCACCGCCCtgcaggacag AGTTTTGTCAGAGAGCGGCTGTTTCCTGCTCGTTCTGTTCGCTGCCACTCACAGAGCTCCACAGTTCTTCCAGTGTCGacgaccaggaccaggaccaggaccaggacctgaacctggacctggacctggacctggacctgggtTACAGCTGCACTGTGAGTTCCTCAGTGCCTCCCAGTCTGTCACACTCTACCAG ggggcgctggtgGACGGTCAGTCTCTGCAGTGCGAGTTGTCTTCAGACGatcacagacagacggagacgtTCAGAGCGGCTCAGAGCTCCTTTAACAG CAACCCCCCGTCAGCTGCCGGTGTCTCCGTCACTGATCAGGACTCTGGAGTCGAAGACGAAGACCTTTCTCCACGACCGTCCCCGAGTCCTCATGCCCCCGCTCAGCAGGTGA TTCAGCCGTCTGTTCCTGAACTCTCTCTGCTGATTGACAGCAGCTTCACCTGGCAGGACCCTGGCTCCGCCCACAGATGTCTTCCGCTTTCGTCGGCAGACAGGAAGTCCGCTCCTCCAACAGGAAgcatctccccctcctcctccccagctcccagacctccccctcctcacctccatAGCACCCCCaactctgacctgcagccgaCCTCCACCTGCTACTCGCCTTACACCTGTAGCTCCACCCCCATACTCTCCTCTGCCGCTCCTCCTCCCCCGACTTTCAGAAACCATCCAAtgactcctcctgctcccccctcctccaccagaggtcttctcccccctccctcacatGACCCTtcgtctcctccctctctcctcctcccccctgctcctcctcagtgcACTGATCAGGTGGGCGGAGTCGTACAATCAGACACCTACCAGGTCCTCCTCCACCAGGACCGACAGCTgcgcctcctgcaggctcag GTTCAGATGCTGCTGGAAGCTCAGATGAGACATGTCCACCCTCAGGAGACCAGGAGCACGTCCAGCGTCGCTGTggggacag GTGCCAGTCTGTTCTGGGAAAACCCTGTCCAGTCCCTCCCCCATCAGGAGAGACAAGCcacacccccctcctcccctggcccctcctcctcctgcagacacTCCTCGTCACATGACCTGTCCGTCACTGAGACTGTGGGCAGTTCTGAGGCCTGTGACATCACAAATCAGATGTCTCCCTGCTCCCCTACTGGTCACCACAG tggttTGCAGAGTCCAGCGGGCGTCACTGTGAGCAGAGGCGAGCAGCAGAGCTTCTACAAAAACCTGATG ACTCAGCTGACCAGTCGCCTGCAGGAGTCGGACCatggacaggaagtggagtccAGGAGGAGAAGTGAGTCTGCCGTCTCCTCCCCGTCCAGAAGGAGGCAGCAGAGTTCAGATCCCGTGGTCAGCGCCACGCTgcggcagctgcagcagctcggaGTCGACGTGGACAAAGACGACCTGACGGAGTCCGACAGGAACAGGGAGCGAGATGTGGAGAGTGTCAG CACTCTGGCGAGCATCAACCCAGCAGCTGTCATGTGCAGACTGGGCGTGTCTGATCTGAGTGTCAGCTCTCTGTGTCCAGGCGGCAGCGTGGACCTGAGCCTGGAGGCCAACGCCATCGCTCTGCGTTACCTGAGCGACTCTCAGCTCAGCAGGTTGTCCCTGGGAGGCCACGCCCCTCACCAGGGCCACGCCCCTCGCCGGgtccccgcctcctcctctgactACCTGCTGTCACCTAGCAACATGTCTCTGGGCACCAGGAGGTACATGAGGAAGTACGGCCtgatcgaggaggaggaggagggcgaggaagaagaagagcaagagGAGGTCAGAGTTCAAGAGGCGTCGACTCGACAGCCACTGACCGAAGCTCCGAACGTGAAGCCCCTCCCCCAgagtcagctgatcagagacCTGCTGCCGAAGATGCAGTTGTTGGCCCGAAGAGCCACGCCCCTCAGCGGCGACAAGGAGAACTGCTCCAGCAAGCGTCCATCTTTACTGAGGACGAGCAAGCACCCGACGGAGGGGTCGGTGGGAAACATTCTGGACCTGAGTCGCCTGAGACAACTTCCCAAGCTGTTCTGA
- the serpinc1 gene encoding antithrombin-III — protein sequence MSPGTNRLLTHRRSMSQRSPCRLVALQDTDLRSARPSDSVQLLRMRAADWLLAVAFLPLASLAFRPDVCGAKPRDLSLEPRCVHRSPEPEGPTPEPEPVPESTNPRVWELSKANSRFALSLYKQLARGRTPESNIFMSPISISTAFAMTKLGACNNTLEQIMKVFEFDSIKGKTSDQVHFFFAKLNCRLFRKKDETTELISANRLFGDKSLVFNETYQNISETVYGAKLLPLNFKEKPEEALATINNWIANKTQNRIQDTLPQGALDSSTILVLVNTIYFKGQWKNKFDTGNVFVSDFHVSASRSCPVSMMYQEAKFRYKNFPEDHVQLLEMPYLGDDITMVIILPSKDTALSQVEESLDLTKLNDWLNEMEETSVSVHVPRFRVEDSFALKEELRAMGLTDLFSSEKSSLPGILEDGSDTLFISDAYHKAFLEVNEEGSEAAAATAVVAVGRSLNFNRELFLANRPFLLLIRESTINTMLFTGRVADPCNQ from the exons ATGTCCCCTGGGACGAACCGACTGTTGACTCACAGGCGATCAATGTCTCAAAGGTCGCCGTGCCGCCTGGTCGCTCTGCAGGACACTGACCTGAGATCAGCTCGTCCATCAGACTCTGTTCAGCTGCTCAG AATGAgggctgctgattggctgctggctGTGGCGTTCCTGCCGCTCGCCTCTCTCGCCTTCCGTCCCGACGTCTGTGGAGCCAAACCCAGAGACTTGTCCCTGGAGCCACGCTGCGTCCACCGCAGCCCCGAGCCCGAGGGCCCGACCCCGGAGCCCGAGCCCGTCCCCGAGTCCACCAACCCCCGAGTGTGGGAGCTGTCCAAGGCCAACAGCCGCTTCGCCCTGTCCCTGTACAAGCAGCTCGCCCGCGGCAGGACGCCCGAGTCCAACATCTTCATGTCCCCCATCAGCATCTCCACCGCCTTCGCTATGACCAAGCTGGGCGCCTGCAACAACACGCTGGAGCAGATCATGAAG GTGTTTGAGTTTGACTCCATCAAAGGGAAGACGTCCGATCAGGTCCACTTCTTCTTCGCCAAACTCAACTGTCGTCTGTTCCGGAAGAAGGACGAGACCACGGAGCTGATCTCTGCCAACAGGCTGTTTGGAGACAAGTCTCTTGTCTTCAACGAGACCTATCAGAACATCAGTGAGACGGTGTATGGAGCCAAACTGCTGCCGCTCAACTTCAAG gagaagccGGAGGAGGCCCTGGCCACCATCAACAACTGGATCGCCAACAAGACGCAGAACCGGATCCAGGACACGCTGCCACAGGGGGCGCTGGACTCCAGCACCATCCTGGTCCTTGTCAACACCATCTACTTCAAG GGTCAGTGGAAGAACAAGTTTGACACGGGGAACGTCTTCGTCTCAGACTTCCACGTCAGTGCGAGTCGCAGCTGCCCGGTCAGCATGATGTACCAGGAAGCCAAGTTCAGGTACAAGAACTTCCCCGAGGACCACGTGCAGCTGCTGGAGATGCCCTACCTCGGAGACGACATCACCATGGTGATCATCCTTCCAAGCAAGGACACAGCGCTCAGTCAG GTGGAGGAGAGTCTGGACCTGACGAAGCTGAACGACTGGTTGAATGAGATGGAGGAAACCTCGGTGTCCGTCCACGTCCCTCGGTTCAGGGTGGAGGACAGTTTTGCTCTGAAGGAGGAGCTGCGGGCGATGGGACTGACGGACCTGTTCAGCTCCGAGAAGTCCAGCCTGCCAg gaaTCCTGGAGGACGGCTCGGACACGCTCTTCATCTCAGACGCCTACCACAAGGCTTTCCTGGAG GTGAACGAGGAGGGCAGCGAGGCGGCAGCAGCCACGGCCGTGGTGGCGGTCGGACGCTCCCTCAATTTCAACCGTGAGCTTTTTCTGGCCAACCGACCGTTCCTGCTGCTCATCAGAGAATCGACCATTAACACGATGCTGTTCACCGGCCGAGTGGCCGACCCCTGCAACCAATAA
- the zbtb37 gene encoding zinc finger and BTB domain-containing protein 37 — protein MERSGSVQLDIPDFSNSVLSHLNQLRVQGRLCDIVVNVQGQSFRAHKVVLAASSPYFRDHMSLSQMSTVSLTVIRNPSVFEQLLSFCYTGRLCLQLADIISYLTAASFLQMQHIIDRCTQILEGIHLKISLAELDEESREEEVRGSRGGRTLEAVVRGGGLRGDLRVLGPRSGAEAREAISPVEEPISPPPPVEHRGLEVAAAGRAGKEPILRINRAGQWYMETSSEPERSRSAEEAGSVDGVRIKTERMEEWIGDGEQQEEEEQVEEGTTVMIDTSGRSTLVTGPVGALGTRSVQPSSSFSETDRFSPTGSVVVLAERQRAKSESPSRADEGRQPNSQGEEHAAFDMGGYEDYLREQVGDRWFRYNPRLTCIYCCKSFNQKGSLDRHMRLHMGITPFVCRICGKKYTRKDQLEYHIRKHTGNKPFHCHVCGKSFPFQAILNQHFRKNHPGCAPQEAHSASPETTTTSVTSRGGPSAEASPSQEEPEGAGSGGGSSSGGGQYSEGPQASVSTTGPD, from the exons ATGGAGCGCTCCGGCAGCGTCCAGCTGGACATCCCGGACTTCAGTAACTCGGTTCTGTCTCACTTGAACCAGCTCCGTGTTCAGGGCCGTCTCTGCGACATCGTGGTCAATGTTCAGGGCCAGAGCTTCCGTGCGCACAAGGTGGTCCTGGCCGCCAGCTCCCCGTACTTCCGGGACCACATGTCTCTGAGCCAGATGAGCACGGTGTCCCTGACAGTGATCCGAAACCCGTCCGTCTTCGAGCAGCTGCTGTCCTTCTGCTACACGGGCCGTCTCTGCCTGCAGCTCGCCGACATCATCAGCTACCTGACAGCGGCCAGCTTCCTGCAGATGCAGCACATCATCGATCGCTGCACCCAGATCCTGGAGGGCATCCACCTGAAGATCAGCCTCGCCGAACTGGATGAGGAGTCCAGGGAAGAGGAAGTGCGGGGCTCCAGGGGGGGCAGGACCCTGGAGGCGGTGGTCCGAGGGGGGGGTCTTCGCGGTGATCTGCGGGTCCTTGGCCCACGAAGCGGTGCGGAGGCACGTGAAGCCATCAGCCCCGTTGAAGAGCCGATCAGCCCGCCCCCCCCCGTGGAGCACCGTGGGCTGGaggttgctgctgctgggagagcaGGCAAAGAACCGATCCTTCGCATCAACCGGGCTGGTCAGTGGTACATGGAGACGAGCAGCGAGCCGGAGAGGAGCCGCAGCGCGGAGGAGGCCGGCAGCGTGGACGGAGTAAGGATCAAGAcggagaggatggaggagtggaTCGGAGACGGAGagcaacaggaagaggaggagcaggtggaggaaggGACCACGGTGATGATCGACACGTCAGGACGCAGCACGCTGGTGACCGGGCCGGTGGGAGCGCTGGGGACCCGGAGCGTCCAACCCTCCTCCAGCTTCagcgagacagacag gtTCAGTCCCACCGGCAGCGTGGTCGTCCTGGCGGAGCGTCAGAGAGCGAAGAGTGAGTCTCCCAGCCGGGCAGACGAGGGGCGACAGCCCAACTCCCAG GGGGAGGAGCATGCAGCGTTTGATATGGGAGGTTACGAGGACTACCTGAGGGAACAAGTAGGAGACCGCTGGTTCCGCTACAACCCCCGACTCACCTGCATCTACTGCTGCAAGTCCTTCAATCAGAAGGGCAGTCTGGACCGCCACATGCGCCTGCACATGGGTATCACGCCATTTGTCTGTCGTATTTGCGGGAAGAAGTACACCCGCAAGGACCAGCTGGAGTACCACATCCGCAAGCACACGGGCAACAAGCCCTTCCACTGTCATGTGTGCGGCAAGAGCTTCCCCTTCCAGGCCATCCTCAATCAGCACTTCCGCAAGAACCACCCTGGCTGTGCCCCCCAAGAGGCTCACAGCGCTTCCCCCgaaaccaccaccacctccgtcACGTCCAGGGGGGGTCCGAGCGCCGAGGCTTCTCCTAGCCAGGAAGAGCCAGAGGGTGCGGGCAGTGGTGGTGGGAGCAGCAGCGGCGGAGGCCAGTATAGTGAGGGCCCCCAGGCCTCGGTCTCCACCACCGGGCCTGACTGA
- the ptbp1b gene encoding polypyrimidine tract-binding protein 1b isoform X2 — MSTTANGNDSKFQGDLRGPNPNPSRVLHIRKLPNDITEAEVISLGLPFGDISNLLMLKAKNQAFLEMSSEDAAQNMVGYYSTVMPIIRHHPVYVQFSTHKELKTDNSPNQERAQAALRALTMSHVDMAVVPPSSVLRVVVENLVYPVTLDALCQIFSKFGNVLRIIVFTKNSQFQALLQYSDGASAQSAKLSLDGQNIYNGCCTLRISFSKLTSLNVKYNNEKSRDFTRPDLPSGDSHPPLEHPAMATAFTPGIFSAAPYAGATHTFPPAFTFQSTSLTVPALPGALASLSLPGATRLGFPPMSPGHCVLLVSNLNPERASPHCLFILFGVYGDVMRVKILFNKKENALVQMSDCTQAQLAMSHLSGQRLHGKPLRITLSKHTNVQLPREGHEDQGLTKEYSSSPLHRFKKPGSKNYSNIFPPSATLHLSNIPPAVVEEDLKVLFSSSGSMVNGFKFFQKDHKMALIQMGSVEEAIESLIEFHNHDLGENHHLRVSFSKSSI; from the exons ATGAGCACCACAG CCAATGGCAACGACAGCAAGTTTCAAGGCGACCTGAGaggacctaaccctaacccgtccAGGGTCCTCCACATCCGCAAGCTGCCCAACGACATCACTGAGGCGGAGGTCATCAGCCTGGGTCTGCCCTTCGGAGACATCTCCAACCTGCTGATGCTCAAAGCCAAGAACCAG GCCTTCTTAGAGATGTCCTCGGAGGACGCAGCTCAGAACATGGTGGGTTATTACTCCACAGTGATGCCGATCATCAGACACCACCCGGTCTACGTCCAGTTCTCTACCCACAAGGAGCTGAAGACAGACAACTCGCCCAACCAGGAG AGGGCCCAGGCAGCTCTTCGGGCCCTCACTATGTCTCATGTGGACATGGCGGTGGTGCCACCCAGCTCGGTGCTGAGGGTGGTGGTGGAAAACCTGGTCTACCCCGTCACACTGGACGCCCTCTGCCAG ATCTTCTCTAAGTTCGGCAACGTGTTGAGGATCATCGTCTTCACCAAGAACAGTCAGTTCCAGGCTCTGCTGCAGTATTCTGATGGAGCGTCTGCCCAGTCAGCTAAACTG TCTCTGGACGGACAGAACATCTACAACGGCTGCTGCACTCTGAGGATCAGCTTCTCCAAACTCACCAGCCTCAACGTCAAGTACAACAACGAGAAGAGTCGAGACTTCACCAGACCTGACCTCCCCTCTGGAGATAGCCATCCCCCGCTGGAGCACCCGGCCATGGCCACAGCCTTCA ctCCAGGCATCTTCTCAGCCGCACCTTACGCCGGAGCGACTCACACTTTCCCTCCGGCCTTCACCTTCCAGTCGACAA GCCTGACGGTCCCCGCTCTGCCCGGAGCACTGGCCTCTCTGTCCCTGCCGGGGGCCACCAGGCTGGGATTCCCCCCCATGTCTCCTGGACACTGTGTCCTGTTGGTCAGCAACCTGAACCCTGAG AGAGCTTCGCCCCACTGCCTCTTTATTCTCTTTG GTGTCTATGGCGACGTGATGAGAGTGAAGATCCTGTTCAACAAGAAGGAGAACGCTCTGGTCCAGATGTCCGACTGCACTCAGGCTCAGCTAG CTATGAGTCACCTGAGTGGCCAGCGGCTGCATGGGAAGCCTCTCCGCATCACGCTGTCCAAACACACCAACGTCCAGCTTCCCCGTGAAGGACACGAGGACCAGGGCCTGACCAAAGAGTACAGCAGCTCCCCTCTTCACCGCTTCAAGAAACCCGGCTCCAAGAACTACTCCAACATCTTCCCACCTTCTGCCACCTTGCACCTCTCCAACATCCC CCCTGCTGTCGTAGAAGAGGATCTCAAGGTGCTGTTTTCCAGCTCAGGATCAATGGTCAACGGCTTCAAGTTCTTCCA GAAGGACCATAAGATGGCTCTGATCCAGATGGGCTCCGTGGAGGAAGCCATCGAGTCCCTCATCGAGTTCCACAACCACGACCTTGGAGAAAACCACCACCTTCGAGTCTCCTTCTCCAAGTCCTCCATCTGA
- the ptbp1b gene encoding polypyrimidine tract-binding protein 1b isoform X1: protein MSTTANGNDSKFQGDLRGPNPNPSRVLHIRKLPNDITEAEVISLGLPFGDISNLLMLKAKNQAFLEMSSEDAAQNMVGYYSTVMPIIRHHPVYVQFSTHKELKTDNSPNQERAQAALRALTMSHVDMAVVPPSSVLRVVVENLVYPVTLDALCQIFSKFGNVLRIIVFTKNSQFQALLQYSDGASAQSAKLSLDGQNIYNGCCTLRISFSKLTSLNVKYNNEKSRDFTRPDLPSGDSHPPLEHPAMATAFTPGIFSAAPYAGATHTFPPAFTFQSTMSSPYTGLTVPALPGALASLSLPGATRLGFPPMSPGHCVLLVSNLNPERASPHCLFILFGVYGDVMRVKILFNKKENALVQMSDCTQAQLAMSHLSGQRLHGKPLRITLSKHTNVQLPREGHEDQGLTKEYSSSPLHRFKKPGSKNYSNIFPPSATLHLSNIPPAVVEEDLKVLFSSSGSMVNGFKFFQKDHKMALIQMGSVEEAIESLIEFHNHDLGENHHLRVSFSKSSI from the exons ATGAGCACCACAG CCAATGGCAACGACAGCAAGTTTCAAGGCGACCTGAGaggacctaaccctaacccgtccAGGGTCCTCCACATCCGCAAGCTGCCCAACGACATCACTGAGGCGGAGGTCATCAGCCTGGGTCTGCCCTTCGGAGACATCTCCAACCTGCTGATGCTCAAAGCCAAGAACCAG GCCTTCTTAGAGATGTCCTCGGAGGACGCAGCTCAGAACATGGTGGGTTATTACTCCACAGTGATGCCGATCATCAGACACCACCCGGTCTACGTCCAGTTCTCTACCCACAAGGAGCTGAAGACAGACAACTCGCCCAACCAGGAG AGGGCCCAGGCAGCTCTTCGGGCCCTCACTATGTCTCATGTGGACATGGCGGTGGTGCCACCCAGCTCGGTGCTGAGGGTGGTGGTGGAAAACCTGGTCTACCCCGTCACACTGGACGCCCTCTGCCAG ATCTTCTCTAAGTTCGGCAACGTGTTGAGGATCATCGTCTTCACCAAGAACAGTCAGTTCCAGGCTCTGCTGCAGTATTCTGATGGAGCGTCTGCCCAGTCAGCTAAACTG TCTCTGGACGGACAGAACATCTACAACGGCTGCTGCACTCTGAGGATCAGCTTCTCCAAACTCACCAGCCTCAACGTCAAGTACAACAACGAGAAGAGTCGAGACTTCACCAGACCTGACCTCCCCTCTGGAGATAGCCATCCCCCGCTGGAGCACCCGGCCATGGCCACAGCCTTCA ctCCAGGCATCTTCTCAGCCGCACCTTACGCCGGAGCGACTCACACTTTCCCTCCGGCCTTCACCTTCCAGTCGACAA TGTCCTCCCCCTACACAGGCCTGACGGTCCCCGCTCTGCCCGGAGCACTGGCCTCTCTGTCCCTGCCGGGGGCCACCAGGCTGGGATTCCCCCCCATGTCTCCTGGACACTGTGTCCTGTTGGTCAGCAACCTGAACCCTGAG AGAGCTTCGCCCCACTGCCTCTTTATTCTCTTTG GTGTCTATGGCGACGTGATGAGAGTGAAGATCCTGTTCAACAAGAAGGAGAACGCTCTGGTCCAGATGTCCGACTGCACTCAGGCTCAGCTAG CTATGAGTCACCTGAGTGGCCAGCGGCTGCATGGGAAGCCTCTCCGCATCACGCTGTCCAAACACACCAACGTCCAGCTTCCCCGTGAAGGACACGAGGACCAGGGCCTGACCAAAGAGTACAGCAGCTCCCCTCTTCACCGCTTCAAGAAACCCGGCTCCAAGAACTACTCCAACATCTTCCCACCTTCTGCCACCTTGCACCTCTCCAACATCCC CCCTGCTGTCGTAGAAGAGGATCTCAAGGTGCTGTTTTCCAGCTCAGGATCAATGGTCAACGGCTTCAAGTTCTTCCA GAAGGACCATAAGATGGCTCTGATCCAGATGGGCTCCGTGGAGGAAGCCATCGAGTCCCTCATCGAGTTCCACAACCACGACCTTGGAGAAAACCACCACCTTCGAGTCTCCTTCTCCAAGTCCTCCATCTGA